The sequence below is a genomic window from Lolium perenne isolate Kyuss_39 chromosome 7, Kyuss_2.0, whole genome shotgun sequence.
GACAGTGTCATCTCCTACATCCAGCAGGTAGGAGATACGAGCTTGCTCGGTTTCTTGCCTTAACCTCGCCGGAGTCATAAAGGGGCAGCATTTCTTACCCAATTTCTTGATTTGGCTGCAGTCTCTGGGAACCTGGACCGAGCCGTCGCAACCGGCGGCGCTCGAGGGCCTGACGGTGTTGGAGCTCACGGGCGCCGACCGCACGGGGCTCATCTCCGAGGTGTTCGCCGTCCTTGCAGACATGGGCTGCAGCGTCGTGGACGCCAGGGCCTGGTCACACCGCGGCCGCCTGGCCTGCCTCGTGTACCTGCGCAACGAGGACGCCGACGCCGTCCGGGTGGCGTGTATCAAGACCCGCCTCGCCCCACTCCTGCGCGGAGACTCCGACGCCAGCGGCTGCGTGGTCGCCGTGCCGGCCTGCTCCGTCCCACACGCCGACCGGCGCCTCCACCAGCTCATGTACGCGGACCGAGACCAAGACCGCGCGTTACCCACCCCGTCCGTGTCCGTCGAGAGCTGGGCGGAGCGCGGGTACTCGGTGGTCACCGTGCAGTGCCCGGACCGCCCCAAGCTGCTCTACGACGTCGTCTGCACGCTCACCGACATGGACTACCTCGTCTTCCACGGCACCATCGACACCAACTGCGGCCAGGCGCGCCAGGAGTTCTACATTCGCCACGCCGATGGGAGTCCCATCTGCTCCGAGGCCGAGATGCAGAGAGTGAGCCAATGCCTCCAGGACGCCATAGAACGGAGATCGTTCGAGGGTGTGAGGATGGAGCTGCGCACGCCAGACCGGCCGGGCTTGCTCTCCGACGTCACAAGGACATTCCGGGAGAATGGACTGCTCGTCGTGCAGGCAGAGGTGTCGACGAAGGCCGACATGGCCAGCAATGTGTTCTACGTGACCGGCACCACAGCCGGCCAGGAGGTCCACCAAAGCGCCATTGAAGCTGTGAAGGAGAGGGTTGGCATTGACTCCCTTGTTATCGAGGAGCACCGGCCTCAGCTCTACCAGAAGATCCTGCCAGATGACCGCAATGGCGGCGGCATTGGTCTAATCCACCTTGGCAACTTCGTGAAGAGGAATCTGTACCACCTGGGGCTGATCAAATCTTGGTGATACACTCATAAGGCAGACTCCACACTAGTACTTGCTTCTTCGCCCAATTCTACAATCTTTTCTGTACATTGAAGACTCTGAGAGACAAGAAGATGGGACAAAGATTCAGCCTGATGGAAAGGTCAGACATGTCCCTTTCAGATCAAGAAATGGAGTTTGCAGAAGATCCAGGAAAGCTTGGCTGGACAATAGGGGCAGGATCACGATCTAGAAGGAACAAGATGATGGAACCTAGCAGTAGATAACTGAATCCATGTACATAGGCCATTCGATTAGATGTTTATAGTAGTACTAGTAGTGTTAGTGTCGTATGTGCATTCATGATCGATTTATTCTCTGTACCTTCCTGTTCCTGTTGCTGCCTCCATCTTTGGCTAAAAATTCTTTGGGGAAGTTTGCTTTGTTTCTTCTTGTCTGCTCTGTATGTCTGTCTCCGTGCAATTAGGGCGTGTTTGGTAGACTGGGGGAGCTCAGATTTCCCTCCCCATCCCACCTTTTGCTGAGAGAAGTTGTTTGTTAGGTCGGCTCGGGTCAACTCCCCACTGCCCAGCTCATACGAAAAACGGACGAGAGCCCTGCCCGAGAgcgaagctcaaatcgagcttcgcTACTCATCCGGGATGAACTCGTCCCGCAAAACGCTGTTCGCCCGTCCCGCGAGGCCCCCAGACCCCCACCCGACGGCCTCATTTCCCCCCTCCACCTTCTCTCGTGTCTCCTCCTCAACGCCAGGCACAGCCTCCTCTACTGGCCGGCGCAAGCACGCCCTCCCGCGCCGCCAGCCACGccctcccgcgccgcctccagGGACTCGCGCCGCCGCCGAGGCTCGCGCCGCCTCCGGTGactcgcgccgccgccgggggcctcgcgccgccgccgccgggggcctcgcgccgccgccggggcCTCGTCGCCAACCACGCCCTGGAGCGCCGCCGCCCGTCCCCGGACGCCGCCCGAGCTCGTACGCCTCCCGCCACCGGCCCCGGAACACAACGCGCGTGCTGCAGCCTCTTCCGCCCGCACGTCATCGTCGGGTGCACTGAAGCGCCACGACGGCcacggcgcggcgcggcggcgggagTGCGCCCTTGCGCCGGCCAGCGCCGGACGACGGGCTTCTCCGAGCGGCCagggacgacggcgacgacgcgcAGGAGCACGGCCAGGGACGGCGACGACGTGCTACTGGCGGACGTGAGCGGCGCCGACGAacagggacccgattgctttttgtttttctatggaaggacccgattgctttttcctTTTCTGTCCCAGGACCTCTTTGTAAAAAAAACGTGGGAGAAAATCTCAGTCTAGATTGTTTCACCAAACAACATCTCAgtccaacttgtttcaccacaacCGGGCTAACAAACAAGGGACAAAATCTGAGCTGAGCTTGTATAAGGGCAACATGTATGAGTGGAGATAGTGATTCTCTGTTGCCCcggtctaccaaacacacccttagtaGCTGCTTTACAGCTTTGCTGATGATGTGCTGCATCTGAAATTCGAGTTGCTCTGGAGCTGATAGATAAGGTGTGCGAAGTCGGTTCTTGACCGGCTGCGTGTTGTGGTATGCTCGCTCGTACTGTCTAGGGCGGGTCACAACTTGCTCCTCTTCTTCACGACGTGAATCcctttgtctcttcctttgctccGCTCTGCTGTCGAATCTGCTTCGGCTGCCCTCTCCCGTGCTCCTAAGCGGGACTGCCAAAGCTGTTGCTGGCACGGTATCGTCTGGAACCGAAGTTCTTGGGCTTGATACGCTTGAACTAGGAAGGCGAAGAAACCCTCTAGAATCGACGATGAAGTGAACACCATCGAAAATAGTATCCATGCTACCGCGTGACTCCATGGAGATCGGATGCGAAGCCTCAGATCGCGGTACGAACTCAAAGGATCCGCAGCGGGCTGAGTTTCTTGGACTTGGTGGAGTTGACGACTCTAACACGAATGCTGCTGATGTAACTGGagctgccgatgacctgccttgtgccgacaagtttcccacagacggcacctATCCTTTCAAAAGGAATCAATGGCGAACGTACGCTATCCAACAGAAGTCCCATTTTAGTTCTATTCTTTTTTCTTAATGTTAATAAAAAATAAGAAAATTCTTGTTTTTTCTTTCTAAAAACCAATATCGGCCGAGAGACAATCAGATAGATTTTCTCTTTAGCGAAGAAGGCGATTTtcacaggttcggggccctcgatgaggtaaaacccttacgtcctgcttgtctgatcttgattatgaaaatatcgagtTACAATGGAGTGCCaaaggtttcggctatgatctcgtcgagagtctaAGTTCTGCCtgggacctagctctagacttatggtggctatggttgctaagattgcgtgtgtcctcgacagcccctcttctggcccttatattgggagccaggt
It includes:
- the LOC127314335 gene encoding ACT domain-containing protein ACR8-like, which codes for MEWLDEYEKLVIRMDTPKVVIDNAVCPTATLVQVDSARKRGVLLEAVQVLADLDLSVKKAYISSDGRWFMDVFHVTDRLGRKLTDDSVISYIQQSLGTWTEPSQPAALEGLTVLELTGADRTGLISEVFAVLADMGCSVVDARAWSHRGRLACLVYLRNEDADAVRVACIKTRLAPLLRGDSDASGCVVAVPACSVPHADRRLHQLMYADRDQDRALPTPSVSVESWAERGYSVVTVQCPDRPKLLYDVVCTLTDMDYLVFHGTIDTNCGQARQEFYIRHADGSPICSEAEMQRVSQCLQDAIERRSFEGVRMELRTPDRPGLLSDVTRTFRENGLLVVQAEVSTKADMASNVFYVTGTTAGQEVHQSAIEAVKERVGIDSLVIEEHRPQLYQKILPDDRNGGGIGLIHLGNFVKRNLYHLGLIKSW